TCGATGCTCATCGGCCCCGTCGAGCCGAAACACGAGCCGAGATTGTTCACGCCGATCACGAAGAAGCGGTTCGTGTCGAGCGGCTTGCCGGGCCCGACCATGTTGTCCCACCAGCCGGTGCTGCGCGGATCGTCCGCGTAGACGCCCGCGACGTGATGCGACGCGTTGAGCGCGTGGCAGACGAGCACCGCGTTCGAGCGCGCGGCGTTGAGCTCGCCGTAGGTCTCGACGACGAGCTGATAGTTGCCGAGCACGCTGCCGCTTTGCAGGCGCAGCGGTTCGGCGAAATGCATGGTGTGTGGAGCGACGACGCCGATCGATTCCATTCGTTCCGCCTTATGACTGGGCGGCTAAATGGTTGTCGGGCGTGCGCGGGAAGCGGGGGCAGGCTGACGACCTCTTTAGCCGCATTTGTAGTGAACCCGCCGGGAACGAGCCCCGGCCGGTTCGCGCGCCCGCAATCGAGTCAGCAAATCGGCGCGCTTTCCGAGCATCGCCGCGAAGCGGCGACGATAGCCGGGCAAGTATAACGGAAAAATTTCCGCGCCGCGGCGACGGAGGGGGGAGCCGCGCGTCCGGCGTCGCCCGCGCGTCGATGCGTGCCGGATGCTTGTTGCCGCCCCGCTTCGCGTTACTGCAGGATCAGCCGCAATTGCGCGTCGGCGTGCTCGCCGGGCGCTTTCGTGAAGCCGCTCTTTGCATAACGGTGCCAGCGCCCGAGCACGTAGCTGACGACGAGGCTCGCGCGCAGCGCCGGATCGTAGTCGTCCGGCAGCGGCACGGGCGGCGGCGCGCCGCCGCCGGCTCCGTCGGCGCGCGCGTTCGCGTCGAGGAGCGCGACGCGCAGACATTGCTTGATCGACGCCTCGACCCGCTCGAGCATCTGATCGACGCGCTCGGCGAGGCGCTCGTGCTCGCCGACGAGCGCCTCGCCCGTCAGCACGCGCGTCATGCCGGGATTCCTTGCGGAAAAATTGAGCAGCATCAACGCGATCGAGCGCGCCTGCAGCACGCCGTTCGGCTCGTTCGCGGCAATCTGGTTGACGAGCCCGAAGAACGTTTCCTCGATGAATTCGATCAGGCCTTCGAACATCTGCGCCTTGCTCGAGAAATGCCGGTACAGCGCGGCCTCCGACACGTCGAGGCGCGCGGCGAGCGCCGCCGTCGTGATCTTCTCGCGCTTCGGCGATTCGAGCATCGACGCGAGCGTCTGCAGGATGTGCACGCGCCGCTCGCCCGGTTTCGGGCGCGCGCGGCTCGCGGCGTTGCGTTTGTCGCCCGCCGCTGCGGTTACTGCCGGGTCCTGCGGGTGAGTCGGCTGCATTTTCGTCGCCCCGATCGAGTGCCCAATCGCAGCGATTTTAGCGAACCAATGCGACGATCGACATAGTGCGGTCGTCCGTAGCTTGGCAGATGACCGGGCAGATGCCCCGTGATCCAGACGGTGCGGATGCCGAGCCGCTTGTAGCGCTTCAGGTGGCCGCGCGTGTCCTCGACGAGGATCGTGTCCGACAGGCGCGCGTGCGCCGTGCGCATCGCCCGGCGCAGCATCGTCGCGTCGGGCTTCGCGCGCCAAGCGCGGCGGTCGCGCATCTGCTCGATCGCGATCACGCGCTCGAACAGGCGCTCGATCTTCAGCTCGCGCAGCACCGCGCGCGCGTATGCTTCGGGCGCGTTCGTCAGCACGATCTTGCGGCCGGGCAGCGCGGCGACGAGCCGTGCGAGCCCGCGCTCGGCGCGCACCATCGACGGCAGGTCGGCGAACGTGTGGACCACCTTCAGGAAATCGTGCGGATCGATCGGGTGATGGCGCGCGAGGCCCAGGAGCGCCGCGCCGTAGCGGCGCGTGTAGTGGGTGCGCAGGTGATCGGCGTGCGCGCGCTCGACCTTCAGCGTATCGATGATGTACTGCGTCATCGCCCGGTTGATCGCCGGGAAGATCGCGTGCGACGCGTGGTGCAGCGTGTTGTCGAGATCGAAGAGCCAGACGGGGCCGCCCGCCTGCGGGCGGGCGCGCCGCTCGCGCCGGCGTTCGGGCGGCTGCTTGCTTGCAGGCGGCGAGGCCGTGCGGCGCGGCTGGCGGCGCGCGCTCAATGCGAGCGGATCATCGTGCCGAACGGCTGCTCGGTCAGGATTTCGAGCAGCACGGAGTGCTCGATGCGGCCGTCGACGATGTGGACCGACTTCACGCCGCTCTTCGCCGCGTCGAGCGCGGACGAGATCTTCGGCAGCATGCCGCCCGAGATCGTGCCGTCCTCGAAGAGCGCGTCGATCTCGCGTGCGGACAGGTCGGTCAGCAGGTTGCCTTCCTTGTCCATCACGCCGGGGATGTTCGTCATCATCACGAGCTTCTCGGCGTTCAGCACGGTCGCGAGCTTGCCCGCGACGAGGTCCGCGTTGATGTTGTACGACAGGCCGTCCTCGCCGAAGCCGATCGGCGAGATCACCGGAATGAACGCATCGTCCTGCAGCGCCCTCACGACGGCCGGGTTGATCGCCTCGACCTCGCCGACCTGGCCGATGTCGACGTACTCGCCCGGGTTGTCGCGGTCCGGCATCATCAGCTTGCGCGCGTGGATGAGGCCGCCGTCCTTGCCCGTCAGGCCGACCGCGTGGCCGCCGAAATGGTTGATCAGCGTGACGATGTCCTGCTGCACCTCGCCGCCCAGCACCCACTCGACGACTTCCATCGTCTCTTCGTCGGTGACGCGCATCCCCTGGATGAACGTGCCCTGCTTGCCGATCTTCTTGAGCGCCTGGTCGATCTGCGGGCCGCCGCCGTGCACGATCACCGGGTTGATGCCGACGAGCTTCAGCAGGATCACGTCGCGCGCGAAGCCTTGCTTGAGCCGCTCTTCCGTCATCGCGTTGCCGCCGTATTTGATCACCACGGTCTTGCCGTGGTAACGGCGAATGTACGGCAGCGCCTCCGCGAGGATTTCGGCTTTCAGGGAGGGGGAGATCTGCGAGAGGTCGATCGGCTCGGACATGGCGGCGGCTCTGGTGCGAAACGTTGAAACAGGCGGAATTGTACAGGAGTGGCGCAGCGCAGCATGGGGTTTTTGGCCGTTCGGCCAAGGGGCGGCGAGCGTCTCGAAACCCGGCGGCGGCGCCGGAAAAAGTGAGGTTTTCCTGCGCGATCCGCATGCAATTTCCACGCGCGGCGCTTATGCTTGGCACGTGACGCTTGGCTGCGCGCCGCGAGGCGCCGGCCGTGCGGGCGAGCCGCGGCGGCGGATCGGCTGTTCGGGCCGGCGCCGACGTTCATTCTTTTATCGTTTTGCCCACATTCCGGCTTGACCCGGCCCATTTGCGATGACCGAGCCCGCCGCCACGTCCGGCCTGATCAGCAAGCGCTGCCCGCGCTGCGGCAGCGCGTTCGACTGCGGCGCCCGCACGCGTCCGTTCACCTGCTGGTGCGCGGCGATGCCGGCGATGCCGCCCGGCGCGCAACCCGCGACGGGCGCGCGCTGCCTGTGCCCGGAATGCCTTGCCGACGAGATCGCCCGGCGCATCGCCGCCGGCGCCGTAGGCGCGGGGGCGGGTGCGGATCGACCCAAGCGCGAAGACTGAGAAGGTAAACTGCGCGGATGCAACGAATCACCACTACCGGACGCGTCAACCTGAGCCATCTGTTCTGGTTGCGCAATCTTGCGATCATCGGCCAACTCGTCACGATCGCCGTCGTACAGACCTATTTCGGCGTCCATTTGCCATTGCCGGCGATGCTGATGGTGATCGCGCTCGAAATCGTGTTCAACGCGCTCACGTGGGTGCGCGTGCTGCGCGCGCGGCCCGAGACCAACTTCGAGCTGCTCGGCCAGCTATGGGTCGACCTGGGCGCGCTGTCGGCGCTTCTGTTCCTGTCGGGCGGGACGACGAACCCGTTCGTTTCGCTGTATTTGCCGTCGCTCGCGATCGCGGCCGCGGTGCTGCCGTGGCACCTGATGATCTGGCTCGCGGCGTTCGCGGTCGCGTGCTACCTCGCGCTCGGCTTCGATTCGGTGCCGCTCAATCTGGATAACCCCGCGAATCTGTTCGATTATTTTCGTGCGGGCATGTGGGTGAACTTCATGGTGAGCGTCGGGCTCATCGCGTGGTTCGTCGCGCGGATGTCGAGCGCGCTGCGCCAGCGCGACGCGGCGCTCGGCGAGGCGCAGCAGGCGCTGTTGCGCGACGAGCGCGCGGTCGCGCTCGGCGTGCAGGCGGCCACCGTCGCGCACGAGATGGGCACGCCGCTGTCGACGATCGCGATGCTGACCGAGGAATTGCGCGAGGCCGCCCGCACGGATGCGGGGCTCGCGCGCTACGATGCGGACCTGAAGGTGCTCGAGGAGCAGATGTCGCAGTGCACGTCGGCGCTCGCGCGCCTGAGAAGCCGCGCATCGGAGCGGCCGAGCCGCGAGCCCGTCGGCGAGTGGCTCGACACGTTCGTCGAGCATTGGAGGCTGCGCCATCCGCACGTGCTGTTCGAGCAGTTGGGGCCGCGGCCCGCGGGCGTCGCCCTCGACGATACGGTCGCGGTCGGCCAGATCCTGACCATCCTGCTCGACAATGCCGCGCGCGCGAGCCGCGATCGCGTTACGCTGGCGGCAACGATCGCGCACGACGGCGCACGCGACGAAATCGAGTTCGAAGTCTGCGACAACGGGCCGGGCATCCCGGCCGCGTTGCGCGACACGCTCGGCGCGGCGCCCGTCGACAGCACGCAGGGCGGCCACGGGGTGGGCCTGTACCTGGCGTTCAGCGCGGCGGCGCGCCTGGGCGGCTCGATCGAGCTCGCCGATGCGCAGCCGCGCGGCACGCGGGTGATCCTGCGGCTGCCGGTCGCACGCCAGGTGGCGGCCGAGATGGCGAACGAAAACGGATAGACCAGATGGAGTGATGCAAATGAGCGACAAGAATTTCCTCGTGATCGACGACAACGAAGTGTTTGCCGGCACACTGGCGCGCGGGCTCGAGCGCCGCGGCTACGCGGTGCGGCAGGCGCACAACAAGGACGAGGCGCTCAAGCTCGCGGGCGCCGAGAAGTTCGAGTTCATCACCGTCGATCTGCACCTCGGCAACGATTCGGGCCTGAGCCTCATCGCGCCGCTGTGCGATCTGCAGCCCGATGCGCGGATACTCGTGCTGACCGGCTACGCGAGCATCGCGACCGCGGTGCAGGCGGTGAAGGACGGCGCGGACAACTACCTCGCGAAGCCGGCGAACGTCGAGTCGATCCTCGCCGCGCTGCAGACGAACGCGACCGAGGTGCAGGCCGAAGAGGCGCTCGAGAATCCGGTCGTGCTGTCGGTCGACCGGCTCGAATGGGAGCACATCCAGCGCGTGCTCGCGGAGAACAACAACAACATCTCGGCGACCGCGCGCGCGCTGAACATGCATCGCCGCACGCTGCAGCGCAAGCTCGCGAAGAAGCCGGTGCGGCAGTAAAGGCTCGCCGCGCAGGTCGGGCTGCGCGTGTCGCATCGAGGCTGAACGGCCGGCGCGGCGCGCGGCGTTTGTCGGGCGTGCAGCACGAAGCTGGCTTGCGGCCGGCTCGTAGATGGCAATGGTTGGCCGATCGTCGGCAGGCGGCAGGCGGCCGGCGGCCGGTTCGCGATCGGCCGCCGTTCTCGACCGATTTGCGCCGCAGATTCGCACCGAAGATTCGCACCGAAGATTCGCACCGGGGCGGCGGGCGGCCCGCATCGGCCGCAATCCGGCGCGGCCGGCCGCAATCGATGCCGCGCCGCGCACGGCGTCATCCGCGAGCGATGCGCGGAAAAACGAAAGACGGGCAGCCCCGCGAGGGACTGCCCGTCTTTTCTCGAGCAACGGCGGCGATGCCGCCGCGCGTCACAGCACGTAGCGCGACAGATCCTCGTCCTTCGACACCTCGCCGAGCGCGCGGTCGACGTAAGCCGCATCGATCGTCACGCTTTGGCCGGCATGATTGCCCGCCGCGAACGACACTTCCTCGAGCAGCTTCTCGATCACCGTATACAGGCGCCGCGCGCCGATGTTCTCGGTCTTCTCGTTGACCGCATAGGCGATCTCGGCGAGCCGGCGAATGCCGTCGTCGGCGAATTCGAGCGCGACGTCCTCGGTCGCGAGGAGCGCCTGATACTGTTTGACGAGGCTCGCGTCGGTCGCGACGAGGATCGCTTCGAAATCCTTCACCGACAGCGAATCGAGCTCGACGCGGATCGGAAAGCGCCCCTGCAGCTCCGGAATCAGGTCGCTCGGCTTCGCGAGATGGAATGCGCCGCTCGCGATGAACAGGATGTGATCGGTCTTCACCATCCCGTACTTCGTGTTGATCGTCGTGCCTTCGACGAGCGGCAGCAGATCGCGCTGCACGCCCTGCCTCGACACCTCGCCGCCGCCGCCTTCGTGGTTGCGCGACGTGATCTTGTCGATCTCGTCGAGGAACACGATGCCGTTCTGCTCGACGTTCTGCACGGCCTTCGTCTTCACTTCCTCGTCGTTGAGCATCTTCGCCGCTTCCTCGTCGGTCAGCAGCTTCAGCGCCTCCTTGATCTTCACCTTGCGGCGCTGCTTCTTGCCGCTGCCCAGGTTCGAGAACATCGAGCGGATCTGCTCGGTCATCTCTTCCATGCCCGGCGGCGCCATGATGTCCATGCCGACCGTCGGCTGCTCGATGTCGAGCTCGATTTCCTTGTCGTCGAGCTGGCCTTCGCGCAGGCGTTTGCGAAACGTCTGGCGCGTCGCGTTGTTGTCGTCGTTCGCATGCTCGACGCTCGCGCCGAAGCCGACCGCGCGCGGCTGCGGCAGCAGCACGTCGAGGATGCGGTCTTCGGCGAGATCGGTCGCCTTGCTGCGCACCTTGCGCATTTCCGTCTCGCGAGTCTGCTTGACGGAGATTTCGATCAGGTCGCGCACGATGCTGTCGACGTCGCGGCCGACGTAGCCGACCTCGGTGAACTTCGTCGCCTCGATCTTGATGAACGGCGCATCGGCGAGCTTCGCGAGGCGCCGCGCGATCTCGGTCTTGCCGACGCCCGTCGGCCCGATCATCAGGATGTTCTTCGGCGTGATCTCCTGGCGCAGCGGCTCGGCGACCTGCTGGCGGCGCCAGCGGTTGCGCAGCGCGACCGCGACGGCCTTCTTCGCCTTGTCCTGGCCGATGATGTGCTTGTCGAGTTCCGAGACGATCTCGGCAGGGGTCATGGTGCTCACAGCTTCTCCTTACTCGATGGTCTCGATGATCCGGTTGTGGTTCGTGTAGATGCACATGTCGCCCGCGATCGCGAGCGATTTTTCGACGATCTCGCGAGGGGACAGATCGGTGTTCTCGGCGAGCGCGCGCGCGGCGGCCTGCGCGTATGAGCCGCCCGAACCGATCGCGCAGATTCCGCCTTCCGGGTCCAGCACGTCGCCGTTGCCGGTGATGACGAGCGTCGTCGTCGCATCGGCCGTGATCAGCATCGCCTCGAGACGGCGCAGCATCCGGTCGGTGCGCCAGTCCTTCGCGAGCTCGACGGCCGCGCGCGTCAGGTTGCCCTGATGTTTTTCGAGCTTCGCCTCGAAGCGGTCGAGGAGCGAGAACGCGTCGGCCGTGCCGCCCGCGAAGCCGACGAGCACCTGGTTGTTGTAGATGCGACGCACCTTGCGCGCGCCGCCCTTCATCACGATATTGCCGAGCGTGACCTGGCCGTCGCCGCCGAGCGCGACCTTGTCGCCACGCCGCACGGAGACGATCGTCGTGCCGTGAAATTGCTCCATCTGTAATCCTCGAGAAAGACGGGGGAGCGGGGCGCGCGGTGGCGCCGCCGCGTGCTGCGGCGCGCGCGAGCGGGCCTCGCAGGCCGGCTCGACGCGCATGGTCTTCATTTTAGGGCGGGCGCCGCGATATCAAGGGCGGCGTGCGGCGGGCGCCGCCGGGGCGGAAAGCGAAGCGGCGGCGGAAAAACAAAAGCGCGCGGCAGGCCGCGCGCTTTGGACAAAGCGTGTGAGGCGCGGAAGGCGGGCCGCGCCGGGCGAGTGTCAGTCGCCGAACAGCTTCTGACGCAACTCGCGGCGCTCCTGCGCCTCGAGCGACAGCGTGGCCGTCGGACGTGCGAGCAGACGCGGGATGCCGATCGGCTCGCCCGTTTCCTCGCACCAGCCGTAGTCGCCCGATTCGATGCGGGCGAGCGACTGCTGGACCTTCTTGAGAAGCTTGCGTTCGCGATCGCGCGTGCGCAGTTCGAGCGCGTGCTCTTCCTCGATCGTCGCGCGATCGGCAGGGTCCGGCACGATCACCGTTTCGCGCAGATTCTCGGTCGTCTGGCCCGCATTGCGGAGAATTTCCGCCTGCAATTGTTCGAGCCGATTTTTGAAGAAGGCGAGCTGATCCTCATTCATGTAATCCTTGTCGCTCATCTTCAGGATTTCGGCTTCGGTCAAGAGTTTCTTCGTCATCTGCTTGCTTCTTCAATGTGCGGCGAATCCATGGATATTGCCCGCACTTTGGGATTACCCGCAACAGCCCTTGCAATTGTTTGCCATTCGCTGTGGCGGGGCCGAAAGCCTCCGGATACCGGGCCCGTTTCGTTCAATACTTCCTTGGGGGGACCGGATCGCGCGTGACCGGCGGGCGGCCGTCCCCGGCGCGCTACCGTGCCGTCCGGACTTCACGCGAGGATCGGGCCTGCCGCCGCCCTTCTCCAGCGGGCAGGTATTGTAACTGAATCGCAAGCCCTCGCCGTATCGGGTCGATCCCCTGCCGGTCAACCGGTATCCTGAAAATATAACCCGCAAATCAGGAAAAAGCGATGACGGCCGTGCGCGGGTCCGCGGCCGGCGCGGCGGGCTTCCCGGCATGCGCGGCAGGGCCGGCGGGCGGGCAGGCGAAGCGGCGCTCACGCGGGGCGCCCCGCTCGCCGCCGTACCGGCGCGCGCCGTGCGCCGGCGCGCGCCGCTCGCGCACGATGTGGCACGGGTTACGCGAGGCAGGCGTCGAGGCCGTCGGTGATGAGGTCGCGCGGCAGGTCGACGCCGATGAACACCATCTTGTTGGTCTTCTTCTCGGCCGGCAGCCACTTCGCGGCGAGATCGCTGCCCATCATCTGGTGCACGCCCTGGAACACGACCTTGCGGTCGACGCCCTTCATGTACAGCACGCCCTTGTAGCGCAGCATCCGTTCGCCATAGATCTGCAGGATGCCGCCGAGGAAATCCTCGAGCTTGTTCGGATCGAACGGGCGATCGTTGCGGTAGACGAACGACTTGATCTTGTCGTCGTGGTGTGCGTGGTGATGGTGGTGGCCGTGCTCGTGATCGTGCTCGCAATGGCCGTGATCGTGATCGCAATGCGCGTGATCGTGGCCGTGCTCGTGGTGGTGCGCGTGCTCGTGCTCGTCCTCCGCGAGGAAGTCCGGATCGATCTCGAGCTTCGCGTTCAGGTTGAAGCCGCGCAGGTCGAAGATCTCCTTGATGTCCGCATCGCCGAAGTTCACGACCTTGATCGCCGCCTTCGGGTTCATGTGCAGCAGGCGGTGCTTGAGCTCGGACACCGCCTCGTCGTCGACGAGGTCCGCCTTCGTGATGAACAGGCGATCGGCGAAGCCGACCTGGCGCTGCACGACTTCGTGCTCGTCGAGCTGAGCGTCGGCGTGCTTCGCGTCGACGAGCGTGATGACCGCGTCGAGCAGGAATTCGTCGGCGATCTCGCTGTCGATGAAGAATGTCTGCGCGACGGGGCCCGGATTCGCGAGGCCCGTCGTCTCGATCACCACGCGGTCGAAGTCGAACGTGCCGTCGCGTTTCTTCGCGGCGAGGTCGGCCAGCGCGCGGGCCAGATCGCCGCGGATCGTGCAGCAGATGCAGCCGTTGCTCATCTGGATGATCTGCTCGGTCGAATCCTGGACGAGGATCTCGTTGTCGATGTTCTCTTCGCCGAACTCGTTTTCGATCACGGCGATCTTCATGCCGTGCTGTTCGTTCAGGATGCGCTTGAGCAGCGTCGTCTTGCCGCTGCCGAGAAAGCCCGTGAGGATGGTGACGGGAATGGCCATGTCGTCGGTCGCCTGTGGTTCGTGAAACGGGGTCAAAACGGCTAAAAAACAGCGCGCCCGGCGAAACTCTCCGAGCGCTCAGCCATTTATTGAAACATATCTGTCAAGCCCCCGCTGTCGGCCGGACGGCCGGCCTGGCGCGGGCTCGCTCAGCGCCGCCCGCACAGATCGGGGCGATCACGCGATTTGCAACAGCAGCCCCTTCAGATATTCGCCTTCGGGGAAGGCGGTCAGGAGCGGGTGGTCGACGCCCGCGCCGAGCCGCTTGAGGATGCGCGCGTCGACCTTCGCGTCGGCCGCCGCGCCCGCGACGATCTTCTGGAACAGGTCCATGTCGATCGCGCCCGAGCACGAGTACGTGAACAGCAGGCCGCCCGGACGCAGCAGCTTGAAGCCGCTCAGGTTGATGTCCTTGTACGCGCGCGCCGCGCGATCGACGCTGTCGCGCGTCGGCGCGAACTTCGGCGGATCGAGCACGATCAGGTCGAAGCGCTCGCCTTCGTCGACGAGGCGGCGCAGCGTCTTGAACGCGTCGGCGTCGAGCCATTGCGCGCGCGCGGCGTCGAAGCCGTTCGCGGCGACGTTGCGCTGCGCGAGCGCGAGCGCGTCGCCCGACGAATCGATCGACACGACCCGCTTCGCGCCGCCCTTGAGCGCCGCGAGCGAGAAGCCGCCCGTGTAGCAGAAGCAGTTCAGCACGTCGCGATCGCGCGCGTACTGCGCGACGAGCGCGCGGTTCTCGCGCTGGTCGACGTAGAAGCCCGTCTTGTGGCCGTTGCGCACGTCGACGTGATACAGCACGCCGTTCTCGTTCGCGATCAGCGTGTCGGGCGGCGCGTCGCCCGCGAGCACGCCCGTCGTCTGCTCGAGCCCTTCCTTCTCGCGGATCGACACGTCCGAGCGTTCGTAGACGTTCGGGCAGCCCGTGGCCGCGACGAGCGCCGCGACGATCGCGTCCTTCCAGTGCTCGACGCCCGCCGCCATGAACTGGCAGACGAGCTGGCCGCGGCCCGCGCCTTCGGCAGGCTCGGCCTGCTGCGTCGCACCGCCTTCGGCCGCGCACGCGGCTGCGTCGCCGGCGGGGATCGGCGCGGCGACGTAGTGATCGACGATGAGCCCCGGCAGCCCGTCCGCCTCGCCGAACACGAGCCGCACCGCGCCCGTGCCCGCGATCATCGCGCGGCGATGCGCGACCGCGCGCTGCACGCGCCGCTTGAAGAACGCATGGTCGATCGGCTCGTTCTCGTCGAAGCTCCATACGCGCAGCCGGATCTGCGAATGCGGGCTGTAGGCGGCGCGCGCGAGGAAGCGCCCGTCGTGCGCGCGCACGATGACGGTCGCGCCGGGCGCGGGCTTGCCGTCGACGCGGTCGATCGCGTTCGCGTAGACCCACGGATGGCGGCGCAGCAGGGATTTGTCTTTCGACGGCTTGAGCGTAACGGTATGCATGTCGGGATCGAAATGGCCGCGCGGGGCGCGGCGGAATGTGATTCGTTGATTCAGAGCGATTCGGCGAGCGCGGCGGCGCGCGTCAGTCGCGCTTTTTCGCGCGCGGGTGCGCGCTGTCGTAAATCTTCGCGAGATGCTGGAAGTCGAGCGACGTGTAGACCTGCGTCGCCGAGATGCTCGCGTGGCCGAGCAGCTCCTGCACCGCGCGCAGGTCGCCGCTCGATTGCAGCACGTGCGTCGCGAACGAGTGGCGCAGCACGTGCGGATGGACGTTCGCCGGAATGCCCGCCGCGAGCGCCGCGCGCTTCACGCGCTCGCGCACGACGCCGGGCGACATCCGGTTGCCGCGCACCGACAGGAAGAGCGGCCGCGCATCGCGCTTCACGAACTCGCCGCGCACAGCGAGCCAGGCGTTCAGCGCATCGATCGCCTTGCGGCCGACGGGCACCTTGCGCTCCTTTTCGCCCTTGCCGCGCACGGTGACTTCCGCTTCGGCGAGATCGAGCCAGCCTTCGGAGCGATAGTCGCCGTCCTTCGTGTATTCGACGTCGAGGCCGATCAGCTCGGCGAGCCGCAGCCCGGACGAATAGAACAGCTCGAGGATCGCGTGATCGCGCAGGTGCTCGGCGGTGCCGGCCGTCGGCGCATCCATCAGCGCGGCCGCGTCGTCGACGGACAGCGCCTTCGGCAGCGTCTTCGCGCGCTTCGGCGCGCGTACGGCCGCGACCGGATTCGCGTTCATCTCGACGTGCTGCGAAAACCAGCGATAGAACGCGCGCCACGCGGACAGCCGGTGCGAGATCGAGCGCGCGGACAGGCCGCCCGCATGCGCGCGCGCGACGGCGCCGCGCATGTCGACGGCCGTGAGGCTTTCGAGCGGGCGGCCGTTCGCGAGCTTCCTCAGTTCGCCGAGCTCGTGCGCGTACGCGCGCAGCGTGTGATCCGACAGCTTCCTCACGTGCCGCAGATTCGACAGGTAGTCGGCGATCGGATCGGTGGTCATGGCGCGGGGCGGCGATCGGCGCGCGGCCGTCAGTGCGGCAGCAGGCGCGTGAGCGCCGCGCTCGCGAGCGTGCCGATCTGCGTGAGGAAGTCGGTGCCCATGCCGTCGTGGAAGCGTCGCGGGTCCGGCGAGCCCAGCACCAGCAGGCCGAACGCGCCCGCGCCTTCGCCCGCGTCGGGGGCGCGCAGCGCGATCAGCGCGACCGATTCGGCGGCGCCGCTTGCCGCCGGTGCCTCGCCGTCGCCGGCCGTCGCGGCCGTGACGGGCGCGAGCCACTGCGCCGCCTCGAATCCGGTGTTCGCGCCGCAATATGGGGTCGCAAGGCTGTTCGTGAAGAGGCGCACCTCCTCGCCGACGTTGCGCGCGAAATCGGCTTGCGCGTAGGTTTCGGCGACGTCCCAGAGCCTGAGCGCAGTCTGCGGGACGTCGAACGCGTCGGCGAGGCCGCCCGCGATCGCACGCGGCAGCGCGTACGGATCGCGCTCGGCGATCACGCGCGCGGTCCAGCGGTTGAACTTCGCGGCGAGCCCGTCGTTCTCGTGGCCGTAGCGCAGCAGCTCGGCGAGCCGGCGTTCGAGATGCTTGTTCTTGTCGCGCAACATCTCCATCTGCCGCTCCTGAAGCGACACAGCGGCCTTGCCATGCGGATTCGCGAGCTTGATCGTCGCGAGCAGCTCCGCGTGCTGGGCGAAGAATTCGGGGTTGGCGAGCAGGTAGTCGGCGACTTCGCGATCGTTCATGGCGCTTCGTTCGGCTTCGGCAAATGAAAGGTCAGGCTGCAAAAGGTCAGGCGGGCAGGTCGATCACGCCTT
Above is a window of Burkholderia thailandensis E264 DNA encoding:
- the slmA gene encoding nucleoid occlusion factor SlmA codes for the protein MQPTHPQDPAVTAAAGDKRNAASRARPKPGERRVHILQTLASMLESPKREKITTAALAARLDVSEAALYRHFSSKAQMFEGLIEFIEETFFGLVNQIAANEPNGVLQARSIALMLLNFSARNPGMTRVLTGEALVGEHERLAERVDQMLERVEASIKQCLRVALLDANARADGAGGGAPPPVPLPDDYDPALRASLVVSYVLGRWHRYAKSGFTKAPGEHADAQLRLILQ
- a CDS encoding pyrimidine 5'-nucleotidase — its product is MSARRQPRRTASPPASKQPPERRRERRARPQAGGPVWLFDLDNTLHHASHAIFPAINRAMTQYIIDTLKVERAHADHLRTHYTRRYGAALLGLARHHPIDPHDFLKVVHTFADLPSMVRAERGLARLVAALPGRKIVLTNAPEAYARAVLRELKIERLFERVIAIEQMRDRRAWRAKPDATMLRRAMRTAHARLSDTILVEDTRGHLKRYKRLGIRTVWITGHLPGHLPSYGRPHYVDRRIGSLKSLRLGTRSGRRKCSRLTRRTRQ
- the argB gene encoding acetylglutamate kinase, producing the protein MSEPIDLSQISPSLKAEILAEALPYIRRYHGKTVVIKYGGNAMTEERLKQGFARDVILLKLVGINPVIVHGGGPQIDQALKKIGKQGTFIQGMRVTDEETMEVVEWVLGGEVQQDIVTLINHFGGHAVGLTGKDGGLIHARKLMMPDRDNPGEYVDIGQVGEVEAINPAVVRALQDDAFIPVISPIGFGEDGLSYNINADLVAGKLATVLNAEKLVMMTNIPGVMDKEGNLLTDLSAREIDALFEDGTISGGMLPKISSALDAAKSGVKSVHIVDGRIEHSVLLEILTEQPFGTMIRSH
- a CDS encoding cysteine-rich CWC family protein, with the protein product MTEPAATSGLISKRCPRCGSAFDCGARTRPFTCWCAAMPAMPPGAQPATGARCLCPECLADEIARRIAAGAVGAGAGADRPKRED
- a CDS encoding ATP-binding protein; amino-acid sequence: MQRITTTGRVNLSHLFWLRNLAIIGQLVTIAVVQTYFGVHLPLPAMLMVIALEIVFNALTWVRVLRARPETNFELLGQLWVDLGALSALLFLSGGTTNPFVSLYLPSLAIAAAVLPWHLMIWLAAFAVACYLALGFDSVPLNLDNPANLFDYFRAGMWVNFMVSVGLIAWFVARMSSALRQRDAALGEAQQALLRDERAVALGVQAATVAHEMGTPLSTIAMLTEELREAARTDAGLARYDADLKVLEEQMSQCTSALARLRSRASERPSREPVGEWLDTFVEHWRLRHPHVLFEQLGPRPAGVALDDTVAVGQILTILLDNAARASRDRVTLAATIAHDGARDEIEFEVCDNGPGIPAALRDTLGAAPVDSTQGGHGVGLYLAFSAAARLGGSIELADAQPRGTRVILRLPVARQVAAEMANENG
- a CDS encoding response regulator transcription factor, with product MSDKNFLVIDDNEVFAGTLARGLERRGYAVRQAHNKDEALKLAGAEKFEFITVDLHLGNDSGLSLIAPLCDLQPDARILVLTGYASIATAVQAVKDGADNYLAKPANVESILAALQTNATEVQAEEALENPVVLSVDRLEWEHIQRVLAENNNNISATARALNMHRRTLQRKLAKKPVRQ
- the hslU gene encoding ATP-dependent protease ATPase subunit HslU, coding for MSTMTPAEIVSELDKHIIGQDKAKKAVAVALRNRWRRQQVAEPLRQEITPKNILMIGPTGVGKTEIARRLAKLADAPFIKIEATKFTEVGYVGRDVDSIVRDLIEISVKQTRETEMRKVRSKATDLAEDRILDVLLPQPRAVGFGASVEHANDDNNATRQTFRKRLREGQLDDKEIELDIEQPTVGMDIMAPPGMEEMTEQIRSMFSNLGSGKKQRRKVKIKEALKLLTDEEAAKMLNDEEVKTKAVQNVEQNGIVFLDEIDKITSRNHEGGGGEVSRQGVQRDLLPLVEGTTINTKYGMVKTDHILFIASGAFHLAKPSDLIPELQGRFPIRVELDSLSVKDFEAILVATDASLVKQYQALLATEDVALEFADDGIRRLAEIAYAVNEKTENIGARRLYTVIEKLLEEVSFAAGNHAGQSVTIDAAYVDRALGEVSKDEDLSRYVL
- the hslV gene encoding ATP-dependent protease subunit HslV — protein: MEQFHGTTIVSVRRGDKVALGGDGQVTLGNIVMKGGARKVRRIYNNQVLVGFAGGTADAFSLLDRFEAKLEKHQGNLTRAAVELAKDWRTDRMLRRLEAMLITADATTTLVITGNGDVLDPEGGICAIGSGGSYAQAAARALAENTDLSPREIVEKSLAIAGDMCIYTNHNRIIETIE
- the dksA gene encoding RNA polymerase-binding protein DksA, whose product is MTKKLLTEAEILKMSDKDYMNEDQLAFFKNRLEQLQAEILRNAGQTTENLRETVIVPDPADRATIEEEHALELRTRDRERKLLKKVQQSLARIESGDYGWCEETGEPIGIPRLLARPTATLSLEAQERRELRQKLFGD